The following proteins come from a genomic window of Nicotiana tomentosiformis chromosome 12, ASM39032v3, whole genome shotgun sequence:
- the LOC104120843 gene encoding trans-Golgi network-localized SYP41-interacting protein 1 isoform X3, translated as MDKNKSRTDLLAAGRKKLQQFRQKKDGKGGKSSNASKSGSDVTPDLVNVTAKSDQVPDEEKPLHRGDGTPTSSESLTRKDVSVTHAEAPPLDESLNVETVEMISASGKLVKEDAGEPEASLDSDSGDRDIVGSSSISEHANAKMVIEDVTDAYLEAPRILASDVSAKSSTTDVPVDFSSYSSADEAVAHQVEVERPHVSEQVSDESHNSGSKQVDSSSEVEIEGDKKLPLNESTETSISQTATLVGDEGNEETKAEYIQVSEPNNVLSAVLATQNAEIAEDSGHQMEDAASGLHEEEKLERPSSAGEYENYRDNIQISDSIDIVSGDSVKNKMVNISSRSDESYISLYQLAEVVRDLDEDGFRFLLTCRESAPNAPSSKLFDDFEKLKEQLYLASLVKDVSCLQLAEESELQMELSRQHHTLTDQISAAKASLNDLGEKNDILADQLAQLRTEFQLIVSERDGFQKQVHVSKGEVGELSERINELQTNLETSLGENASLSSEMVDCRNLVATLQVRNESLIGSLNLLSEENKKLLEEKENLVFENEKLRTELAQSKTLFGSLQLENAELSENFTSLSEEKRKLDGEKEHLLSENEKLLTQMSDHKNVVEALQVENKNVNETLISVKEAKKQLQEENQSLLSKTEKLGLEFKESKSLAEALQMEVAEAKGHLMEERNKLEKQNKYFLSESEKQSFQLAEYKNSCNKAEDDLKDSTLRIEQLTEKNMHLKRSLELFEAMKTESPNQSSFAYQSREAGPQLEVSCQSSSAPANLIDDDGSKWFGVMKRHEEEAERVLEKLEKAIGDMHSQSASMSRSSGKAVSPGVSKLIQAFEPKDHDDEHHPEELQSFENQTDGDPYVLIQGLTKTLRALLKDLVLEAGNGYQFLEGEKSCKTAAVVAAEELMAKCQSLNEHIDLLEGANIELMVFNESLGGCFWNAKEKEGEIRVLNEALRKQEVAAKSENNKLKGNLSSYQEKLSILQNQLGEMRESCKEMGSDISNQVEVLYREVADRGSILREEWNSTIDQVFQTLRRLDLSVETVGSSLPSRIDHGLGCINLSSRTAASIDAAINVIEALQDQVEASRHESMSTSREVNEKLDFLQVENERSASLMHKIYSKLKKLVNETPGHLQEAEVDDPKKSVDLSHPGAFDSVLEQLQRFLDEKAQVEFVNGKLKSELMARTNDFEELSKRSLESDSILKMVQVVEGVIALDSFETNVNDPVSCLESLISLLVQKCKEATEHARLSRMEYASKEAQVIDLQGQMDHLSLLLVQCENEVAVLRESLKRAEEEVVAIGSQYQEKVADIEQSEQRVSALREKLGIAVTKGKGLIVQRDSLKQSLADTSSELQKCSEELQLKDARLQEVEMKLKTYSEAGERMEALESELSYIRNSATALRESFLLKDSVLQRVEEILEDLELPEHFHSKDIIEKVDWLAKSVTGNSLHLAEWDQKSSIGGSYSDAGYALTDGWKEAAQSNLGSSEDLRRRFEELQGKFYGLAEQNEMLEQSLMERNNLVQKWEEILDGIDIPSHLRSMEPEDRIGWLMLAFSETQNQYNSLQQKYDNFESLFASASAELEESRRKISELENAYQLVVSEKELLLKNLEFLNFDYEEMSRKTAQSDITNDDLRSRVGDLQKKLNEMLGAEERIHHLEGEIRRLGDMVKDVLPNSETDDALFSSGSTEALEQLLRKLIEKYTALSLPSESESTHEHVDKGADLSHEEKRESNVRCAEDADGGALSRKLEDALSDLLSLKEERENIVLTNQSLVRELEELGIKNKELQDLLSQEEQKSSSLREKLNVAVRKGKSLVQHRDSLKQLIEELNGEVERLKSEIKLQENAISDYEQKKKDLSVFQERIKTVESESSILRDQLAEKDCTLSMILSALDDVNVGSNIGDPVEKLKTVGQLCHDLQSALTSSEHEAKKSKRAAELLLAELNEVQERNDGLQEELTKSQSELFELSKQKESAEVAKHEALAHLEKLSFAHSEERKNQLAEITMLKSGVDRLREDLFVFDHLLNDVLSMDLETMRNLGSSMKVCLEPTDQNHFSLHVTDASSGLNFAETENKVFNKEIGSINVKLNRHSHLLHEETAHISEILRTIHEEISYHKQHSNSLKTDVMRLESIQKEKDAELFTVQRYNAMLYEACTTLVMEIESRKSELAGNSLATGASKINSVYRSLAEGNDLAEKTDQFSEEGIRSVIEKLFMAVKDIMSLQSDTAEVGQKDMRAAILNLQKELQEKDIQREKICAELVSQIKEAESVSKSYSQELQIAKSQMNDLHRKVDLMEEERDSLAHRIKELQDQESSFADLQLRVKALEDMLAAKEQENEALMQALDEEEAQMEDMTNKIEEMERVLLQKNKDMENLEVSRGKTMKKLSVTVSKFDELHQLSESLLSEVENLQSQLQERDTEISFLRQEVTRCTNDAIASAQMGSKRNTDEIRDFLSWVDKMISRVQTHDMNYDDAKISQIHEYKEMLEKQVVSVVSELEDLRALAQTRDLMLKVEKDKVEQLVRKEEFLENSLRDKESQLTMLRGASDMGQLVNSTSEIIEIEPVANKRVMPGTVASQVRSLRKTNNDQVAVAIDVDPESGKLEDEDDDKAHGFKSLTTSRIVPRFTRPITDMIDGLWVSCDRTLMRQPVLRLSVIIYWFVLHALLATFAV; from the exons ATGGACAAGAATAAGAGCCGAACCGATCTGCTCGCTGCCGGTCGAAAAAAG CTTCAACAATTTAGACAGAAGAAAGACGGTAaaggtggtaaatcaagtaacgCCAGTAAATCTGGCAGTGATGTTACTCCAGATCTTGTTAACGTGACGGCAAAGTCAGATCAGGTTCCTGATGAAGAAAAACCACTTCACAGAGGTGATGGTACTCCTACTTCCTCGGAGTCACTTACCAGAAAGGATGTCTCAGTAACACATGCTGAAGCTCCTCCTCTTGATGAGTCGCTCAACGTTGAAACAGTTGAAATGATATCAGCCAGTGGCAAGCTGGTAAAAGAGGATGCTGGTGAACCTGAAGCTTCTTTGGATTCAGATTCTGGTGATCGGGATATTGTTGGTTCATCTTCAATTTCTGAACATGCTAATGCCAAAATGGTAATCGAAGATGTAACAGACGCTTATTTGGAAGCTCCCAGAATTCTTGCTTCTGATGTTTCCGCTAAAAGTTCCACAACGGATGTTCCTGTTGATTTCTCATCTTATTCCAGTGCTGATGAAGCAGTTGCTCACCAAGTAGAAGTGGAAAGGCCGCATGTATCGGAGCAGGTATCAGAT GAATCACATAATTCAGGTTCGAAGCAAGTTGATTCAAGCAGTGAGGTAGAGATTGAAGGAGACAAGAAGCTCCCTTTGAACGAATCAACTGAGACTTCTATTAGCCAGACAGCCACTCTAGTGGGAGATGAGGGCAATGAGGAAACAAAAGCTGAATACATTCAAGTCAGCGAGCCAAATAATGTTCTATCAGCTGTTTTAGCAACTCAAAATGCAGAAATAGCTGAGGACAGTG GTCATCAGATGGAAGATGCAGCTTCTGGTTTGCACGAGGAAGAAAAACTAGAAAGGCCTTCGAGTGCCGGTGAATATGAAAATTACAGGGATAATATTCAAATTTCTGACTCCATAGATATTGTTTCTGGGGATTCTGTAAAAAATAAAATGGTGAACATCTCATCGAGGTCAGATGAAAGTTATATTAGCTTGTATCAGCTGGCGGAGGTGGTACGAGACCTTGATGAAGATGGCTTTAGGTTCTTGCTCACGTGCAGAGAATCAGCTCCAAATGCACCTTCTTCGAAGCTTTTTGACGATTTTGAGAAGCTCAAAGAACAGCTATACCTAGCAAGTCTTGTAAAAGATGTCTCTTGTTTGCAGCTAGCTGAAGAGTCAGAACTTCAGATGGAACTCAGTCGTCAACATCATACATTGACTGATCAAATATCTGCGGCCAAAGCTTCATTGAATGACCTTGGAGAGAAGAATGATATCCTTGCTGATCAGCTTGCGCAGTTGAGAACTGAATTTCAATTGATTGTATCTGAAAGGGATGGCTTCCAAAAGCAGGTTCACGTTTCTAAAGGTGAGGTTGGAGAACTTTCTGAAAGAATAAATGAATTGCAGACTAATTTGGAAACATCACTTGGTGAAAATGCAAGTCTGTCTTCTGAGATGGTTGACTGCAGGAATTTGGTGGCAACTTTACAGGTTCGAAATGAGAGCTTAATAGGAAGCCTTAATTTGTTATCTGAAGAGAATAAGAAGCTTTTGGAGGAGAAGGAGAATCTTGTTTTTGAGAATGAAAAACTGAGAACAGAGCTAGCACAGTCTAAAACTTTGTTCGGATCACTGCAGTTGGAAAATGCAGAGTTGTCAGAGAATTTCACTTCTTTGAGTGAGGAGAAAAGGAAACTTGATGGAGAGAAGGAGCACCTACTCAGTGAGAATGAGAAACTGCTCACTCAAATGTCGGATCACAAAAATGTTGTGGAAGCTCTTCAGGTTGAGAACAAGAATGTAAATGAGACCTTGATATCTGTAAAAGAAGCAAAAAAACAGCTTCAGGAGGAAAACCAGTCTTTGCTCAGTAAAACTGAGAAACTAGGGTTGGAATTTAAGGAGTCCAAGTCTCTAGCTGAAGCTCTGCAGATGGAAGTGGCCGAAGCAAAAGGGCATTTGATGGAAGAGAGAAACAAGCTTGAGAAGCAGAATAAGTATTTTCTCTCTGAGTCTGAGAAACAGTCATTTCAGTTGGCAGAATATAAGAACTCGTGCAATAAGGCGGAAGATGACCTGAAAGACTCAACTCTGCGTATTGAACAACTAACCGAGAAGAACATGCATCTGAAGAGAAGCTTGGAGTTGTTTGAAGCGATGAAGACAGAGTCACCTAACCAAAGTAGCTTTGCATATCAATCTAGGGAAGCTGGACCTCAACTTGAAGTTTCTTGCCAGTCTAGCTCTGCACCCGCAAATctgattgatgatgatggttcaaaATGGTTTGGAGTTATGAAAAGACACGAGGAGGAGGCAGAGAGAGTACTTGAAAAACTTGAGAAAGCAATTGGAGATATGCACTCTCAGTCAGCTTCTATGAGTAGGTCATCTGGTAAAGCGGTTTCACCTGGTGTGTCAAAACTTATTCAAGCTTTTGAGCCAAAGGACCATGATGACGAGCACCACCCAGAGGAGCTTCAGTCATTTGAAAATCAAACAGATGGAGATCCCTATGTGCTAATTCAAGGGCTAACAAAAACATTAAGAGCGTTGCTGAAAGATTTGGTGTTGGAAGCTGGCAACGGCTACCAATTTCTTGAGGGAGAGAAGAGCTGCAAAACAGCTGCTGTGGTTGCTGCTGAAGAACTCATGGCCAAATGCCAGTCTCTGAATGAACATATTGATCTTTTGGAAGGAGCAAACATTGAGCTAATGGTTTTCAATGAATCTTTAGGGGGATGTTTCTGGAATGCTAAAGAAAAGGAGGGAGAAATTAGGGTCCTAAATGAAGCTTTGCGCAAGCAAGAAGTCGCCGCAAAATCTGAGAACAATAAGTTAAAGGGGAATCTTAGCAGCTATCAGGAAAAACTATCTATTTTGCAAAATCAGCTGGGTGAAATGCGTGAAAGCTGCAAAGAGATGGGTTCTGATATCTCTAATCAGGTAGAAGTTCTTTATAGGGAAGTTGCTGACAGAGGATCAATACTTCGAGAAGAATGGAACTCTACAATTGATCAGGTTTTTCAGACACTTCGGAGGCTAGATTTGTCTGTTGAGACTGTTGGCTCCTCTTTGCCGTCAAGAATAGACCATGGTCTAGGGTGCATAAACTTAAGTAGCCGTACTGCTGCATCTATCGATGCTGCCATCAATGTGATTGAGGCATTGCAGGATCAAGTTGAAGCTTCTCGCCATGAGTCAATGAGTACCTCCCGTGAAGTCAATGAGAAGTTAGACTTCTTGCAAGTTGAAAATGAAAGGTCTGCCAGTCTTATGCATAAGATTTATAGTAAGCTCAAGAAACTTGTGAATGAAACGCCAGGGCATCTACAAGAAGCTGAAGTTGACGATCCTAAGAAATCAGTAGATCTTTCTCATCCTGGTGCTTTTGATTCCGTACTGGAGCAGTTGCAAAGGTTTCTTGATGAGAAAGCACAAGTTGAATTTGTAAATGGAAAGCTGAAGTCTGAGTTGATGGCCAGGACAAATGATTTTGAAGAACTGAGCAAAAGATCCCTTGAATCCGATTCTATTTTAAAGATGGTTCAAGTGGTTGAAGGAGTCATTGCTTTGGATAGCTTTGAAACCAACGTTAATGACCCAGTATCCTGTCTAGAGTCCCTAATCTCTCTCCTAGTTCAGAAGTGTAAAGAGGCAACTGAACATGCGAGGTTGTCCAGGATGGAATATGCTTCCAAGGAAGCACAAGTGATTGATCTGCAGGGACAAATGGATCACTTGAGCTTGTTACTTGTTCAATGTGAAAATGAAGTTGCTGTCCTTAGGGAAAGTTTGAAGAGAGCTGAGGAAGAGGTTGTAGCTATTGGTTCGCAATATCAAGAGAAAGTTGCTGATATTGAACAGTCTGAGCAGCGGGTGTCAGCTCTAAGAGAGAAGCTTGGCATAGCAGTCACCAAAGGCAAAGGTTTGATTGTGCAGCGTGACAGTCTTAAACAATCTCTTGCAGACACATCCTCTGAACTGCAGAAATGCTCTGAGGAGTTGCAATTGAAAGATGCAAGGCTTCAGGAAGTTGAAATGAAACTCAAGACCTATTCGGAGGCAGGTGAGCGCATGGAAGCTTTGGAATCTGAACTCTCATACATTCGCAACTCTGCTACTGCATTAAGGGAGTCATTCCTTCTCAAAGACTCTGTTCTTCAGAGAGTAGAGGAGATTTTAGAAGATTTGGAGCTCCCGGAGCATTTCCATTCAAAGGATATCATTGAAAAAGTTGATTGGTTGGCAAAGTCAGTTACTGGGAACTCTTTGCATCTGGCTGAATGGGATCAGAAGAGCTCTATTGGAGGATCATACTCTGATGCTGGATATGCACTCACTGATGGATGGAAAGAGGCGGCACAGTCAAACTTGGGATCTTCCGAAGACCTTAGAAGAAGATTTGAGGAGCTCCAGGGCAAGTTTTATGGGTTGGCAGAACAAAATGAGATGCTTGAACAATCCTTGATGGAAAGAAACAACCTTGTTCAGAAGTGGGAAGAGATCTTGGACGGGATAGATATACCTTCACACTTGAGATCTATGGAGCCAGAAGATCGGATTGGTTGGTTAATGCTTGCGTTTTCAGAAACTCAAAACCAGTACAACTCTCTCCAACAAAAGTATGATAATTTTGAATCATTATTTGCATCAGCAAGCGCTGAACTGGAAGAATCACGCAGAAAAATATCTGAGCTTGAGAATGCATATCAATTGGTTGTCAGTGAGAAAGAGTTGCTTTTGAAGAATTTGGAGTTTCTTAACTTTGATTATGAGGAAATGTCAAGGAAAACTGCCCAATCTGACATAACTAATGATGATTTGCGGAGCAGAGTAGGTGACTTGCAGAAGAAACTGAACGAAATGCTTGGAGCAGAGGAGCGTATTCATCATCTTGAAGGTGAAATAAGAAGATTAGGAGATATGGTCAAAGATGTCCTTCCGAATTCTGAGACAGATGATGCGTTATTTAGCTCTGGTAGCACTGAAGCTTTGGAACAGCTACTTAGGAAGCTTATAGAGAAGTATACCGCTCTTTCTTTACCTTCTGAGTCCGAGTCAACACATGAGCATGTTGATAAAGGGGCTGATCTCTCTCATGAAGAAAAGAGAGAGAGTAATGTCAGGTGTGCTGAAGATGCAGATGGAGGTGCTCTCAGCAGAAAATTGGAGGATGCTCTCAGCGACTTGTTGTCCTTGAAGGAGGAGAGGGAGAATATTGTGTTGACTAATCAATCATTGGTTCGTGAACTTGAAGAATTAGGTATCAAAAATAAAGAACTGCAAGATCTACTCAGTCAGGAGGAACAGAAGTCATCTTCTTTAAGAGAAAAATTGAATGTTGCAGTTAGGAAAGGCAAGTCCTTGGTGCAACATCGGGACAGCTTGAAGCAATTAATTGAAGAGTTGAATGGTGAAGTGGAGCGCTTAAAATCTGAGATCAAGTTGCAGGAAAATGCTATTTCAGACtatgaacaaaagaaaaaagatttATCTGTATTCCAGGAGAGGATAAAGACCGTAGAATCTGAGAGCTCAATCCTGAGAGATCAATTGGCAGAAAAAGACTGTACCTTGAGCATGATTTTGAGTGCTCTGGATGATGTTAATGTTGGGTCTAACATTGGTGATCCTGTCGAGAAGCTAAAAACTGTTGGGCAATTATGCCATGATTTGCAGTCAGCTCTTACTTCTTCCGAACATGAAGCAAAAAAATCTAAAAGAGCAGCTGAGCTACTTCTTGCAGAGTTAAATGAGGTGCAAGAAAGAAATGATGGGCTACAAGAGGAGCTAACAAAGTCTCAGAGTGAACTCTTTGAACTGTCCAAGCAAAAAGAATCTGCTGAAGTTGCCAAACATGAGGCTCTTGCACATTTAGAAAAGCTATCTTTTGCTCACTCAGAAGAAAGAAAGAACCAATTAGCTGAAATCACGATGCTAAAATCTGGTGTGGATCGGCTAAGGGAGGATCTATTTGTATTTGACCATTTGCTCAATGATGTTCTATCCATGGATTTGGAGACTATGCGCAATCTCGGTTCTAGTATGAAAGTATGCCTAGAACCAACTGATCAAAATCACTTTTCTCTACATGTGACTGATGCTTCAAGTGGCCTTAACTTTGCAGAAACGGAAAACAAG GTTTTCAATAAAGAAATTGGTTCTATCAACGTAAAGTTAAACAGGCATTCCCATTTATTGCATGAAGAAACTGCCCATATATCTGAGATATTAAGAACCATACATGAAGAAATATCCTACCATAAGCAGCACTCAAATTCGTTGAAGACAGACGTGATGCGGTTAGAATCTATTCAAAAGGAGAAAGATGCAGAATTGTTTACTGTGCAAAGATACAATGCTATGCTTTATGAAGCTTGTACCACTTTGGTCATGGAAATTGAAAGCAGAAAATCCGAATTGGCTGGAAACAGCTTAGCTACTGGAGCTTCCAAAATCAATTCAGTGTATCGAAGTTTAGCTGAAGGAAATGATTTAGCTGAGAAGACTGACCAGTTTTCTGAGGAAGGTATTAGGTCAGTAATAGAGAAATTATTCATGGCTGTGAAAGATATTATGAGTCTGCAAAGTGATACTGCTGAAGTTGGCCAAAAGGATATGAGAGCTGCTATATTAAATCTTCAGAAAGAACTTCAGGAGAAGGATATACAGAGagaaaaaatatgtgcagaactTGTTAGTCAGATTAAGGAAGCTGAATCTGTTTCAAAGAGTTATTCACAAGAGCTTCAAATAGCAAAATCTCAGATGAATGATTTACACAGGAAGGTGGACCTGATGGAGGAGGAGCGAGATTCTCTGGCACACAGGATAAAAGAACTGCAAGATCAGGAGTCCAGCTTTGCTGACTTACAGTTAAGAGTTAAAGCACTTGAAGACATGCTAGCTGCAAAGGAACAAG AAAATGAGGCACTGATGCAAGCACTCGATGAGGAGGAGGCCCAAATGGAAGACATGACAAACAAGATTGAAGAAATGGAGAGAGTCCTACTTCAAAAAAATAAAGATATGGAGAACCTTGAAGTTTCCCGCGGGAAGACTATGAAGAAGCTTTCTGTTACAGTAAGCAAATTTGATGAACTTCATCAACTCTCTGAAAGCCTTTTGTCTGAGGTTGAGAATCTTCAGTCACAATTACAAGAGCGAGATACAGAGATTTCTTTCTTGAGGCAAGAAGTTACAAGATGCACTAATGATGCAATAGCTTCTGCTCAGATGGGTAGCAAAAGAAATACTGATGAAATCCGTGACTTTTTGTCATGGGTTGACAAAATGATTTCCCGAGTCCAGACGCATGATATGAATTATGATGATGCAAAAATTAGCCAGATCCATGAATATAAGGAAATGTTAGAGAAGCAGGTCGTGTCTGTGGTATCTGAGCTGGAGGATCTGCGTGCACTGGCACAGACGAGAgatttaatgttgaaagttgaaaAAGATAAAGTAGAACAGCTGGTTAGGAAAGAAGAATTTCTTGAGAACTCTTTGCGTGACAAGGAATCTCAATTAACCATGCTTCGAGGGGCCAGTGACATGGGGCAACTAGTAAATTCTACGTCGGAAATTATAGAGATAGAGCCAGTG GCCAACAAAAGGGTAATGCCTGGAACTGTTGCATCTCAAGTTCGCAGTTTGCGCAAAACTAATAATGACCAAGTAGCTGTTGCTATAGATGTGGATCCTGAGAGTGGGAAACTagaagatgaagatgatgatAAGG CTCATGGTTTCAAGTCGCTAACGACATCAAGGATTGTCCCACGGTTTACAAGACCCATAACTGACATGATAGATGGTCTATG GGTATCTTGTGATCGGACATTAATGCGGCAGCCTGTTCTACGGCTTAGTGTGATCATCTATTGGTTTGTGTTGCATGCTCTTCTTGCGACATTTGCAGTATGA